GTGGTATTGCTGAGATTTACCGCCGGCAGGCGCCACACATGCTGAATAATAAAGTAAAGTCACACAGCGCATCGAGTCGATGCCAATCGTATACTAGAGCAAGCTAGCAGGAATCGTCATATGCATCAATCTATTAAATGTAGTAATACGGCATTTTGTGCTGAAGTTATGGACCTGAAGCGGAAAACACTGCCTGTCACTACGGTTCCGCGTGATGTATCTGTATGTAATGCGCAGGTTCGATATTGAACTTGCCGAGACAAGACTCACAGCAGAAATAGTAGGTCTTCCCTTCATATTCCACGTGATAACTCGAATCTGCGGATACCTCCATGCAGCATACCGGATCAGTCATCGTCTCGGGTTGTGCATAAGTGGCAGGATCAGCAAGAAATCTACTGCGGCATCTGTCGCTGCAGAAATACCAGGTTGTGCCCTGATATTCCTCCTGCACCGCCGCGCTATTCGCTTCAACTGTCATGCCACACACTGGATCAATAGCCATGGTCGCTCTCCTTTATTTACTTAAGAGAAAGTGTAAAACATGTGTGTAGCACACATGTCAAGATTTTCAGCTTTTGCTGGGCTGCTTGCCTGCATAGGCAAGCCGTTACACCGACACCACAATGCGATATCTGCATTCATTCAGCCTGCTGGCACGGCAAAGATCAGAACAAAACCAAGAATAAGTGCAATAAAAACAATGCGGATACGTTCACGATGGTTGCGACAAACCGAGAATGCCACCAGACACTGCAGCAGGTAGTAAAATGCGAAGGCACGCGATGCCAGAGCAATAATTTCAAAGGTTGAGCTAGTCCAGGCCAACGCCATTGCGCTTACACCAACGAACAAATACCCCCAGCGTGTGCCGATACGTTGGTGGCTTGCTTCCTGTATGTTGGCAGCCGCTGCCAGGGTATCCGCTACTGCAGCGGAAAATTGTGACAGGCTGGCGGCCACAATCAGGGGTATCGGTAAAAGTAACGAGGCCGTCGCAGCAAGCTTGATCAGACTGTTGTCAGCATAATTTCCATTCAATACCGGTACGATGGGTAGCGCGAGGGCAACAAACAACACGTAGATACTGAGTGAAAAATATTGAGACCAACGAGAGGCACGAATACGCGTAACTGAGTCAAAATATTTACCCAGATAACGTGTTGTTTCAAAACCCTGAACAACAATAAGCATACCGGCCACGATGGTTGCAATTTCCCATGCAGTATGTTTCGGCATTTCAGGTAAAGTAAAATGGCGCTGTGCCAGAAACTGGTTGGCATCATAGATACCGAACATAATGAGCAATACTGCAAGAATCAGTATAGTCACATAAAGCGCCC
This genomic interval from bacterium BMS3Abin11 contains the following:
- the actP_2 gene encoding copper-transporting P-type ATPase, which codes for MAIDPVCGMTVEANSAAVQEEYQGTTWYFCSDRCRSRFLADPATYAQPETMTDPVCCMEVSADSSYHVEYEGKTYYFCCESCLGKFNIEPAHYIQIHHAEP